In Sphingomonas sp. SUN019, one genomic interval encodes:
- a CDS encoding pectate lyase, which yields MSLFAAAVAACGSDAGPKQNASAAAPVARLTAVRSDDRLAFPGAEGHGRGAAGGRGGRIIAVTTLADAGPGSLRACIDAAGPRVCVFRVAGLIRYTTRRPMIQNPFITIAGETAPGGGILIAHAGGKGATTPFVIKDTHDVVVRHIRVRNDRDGELRRADSAFIIENSDNVILDHVSSSWARDENVGGYAQNDRITISWSIFAQGTPRHDKCALLSSDPKGPQRVSFLHNLCAHNGDRNPDVNFAPGSCVEVVNNVLYDASLQFTEIWESYGGTPVNVVGNIYRRGPSTSREAFAIDRPLIGSTGRARIYQRDNLIDGDGIVVPPVAQEAFVAAPVCPLSLKPAAARDAYPAVLAQAGAFPRDWFDERMVSEVRTRTGHIGMPDRTLPLIDAGVPYPDSDGDGMADGWERARGLDPAVNDAWRDRDGDGWANLEEFLDFAHRERLAGRAVR from the coding sequence GGCCGCGGCGCCGGTCGCGCGTCTCACCGCGGTGCGGTCCGACGACCGGCTGGCCTTTCCGGGGGCAGAGGGTCACGGGCGCGGCGCGGCGGGGGGGCGCGGGGGGAGGATCATCGCGGTGACGACGCTGGCCGACGCCGGGCCGGGGTCGCTGCGGGCGTGCATCGACGCCGCCGGGCCGCGCGTCTGCGTGTTCCGGGTCGCAGGGCTGATCCGCTACACCACCAGGCGGCCGATGATCCAGAATCCGTTCATCACCATCGCGGGGGAAACCGCGCCCGGCGGCGGCATCCTGATCGCGCATGCCGGGGGCAAGGGGGCTACAACCCCGTTCGTGATCAAGGATACGCATGACGTCGTGGTGCGGCATATCCGGGTGCGCAACGATCGCGACGGCGAACTGCGCCGCGCCGACAGCGCCTTCATCATCGAGAACAGCGACAATGTGATCCTGGATCACGTCAGCTCATCGTGGGCGCGTGACGAGAACGTCGGCGGCTATGCGCAGAACGACCGCATCACGATCTCCTGGTCGATCTTCGCGCAAGGCACGCCGCGGCACGACAAATGCGCGTTGCTGTCGAGCGATCCGAAAGGGCCGCAGCGCGTCAGCTTCCTGCACAATTTGTGCGCGCACAACGGCGATCGCAATCCGGACGTGAACTTCGCGCCGGGATCGTGCGTCGAGGTCGTCAACAACGTGCTGTACGACGCATCGCTGCAGTTCACCGAGATCTGGGAAAGCTATGGCGGCACGCCGGTCAACGTCGTCGGCAACATCTATCGCCGCGGCCCCAGCACGTCGCGCGAGGCGTTTGCGATCGATCGTCCGCTGATCGGATCGACCGGGCGGGCGCGGATCTATCAGCGCGACAATCTGATCGATGGCGATGGGATTGTCGTGCCGCCCGTTGCGCAGGAGGCATTCGTCGCCGCGCCGGTGTGTCCGCTGAGCCTGAAGCCCGCCGCGGCGCGCGACGCCTATCCTGCGGTGCTGGCGCAGGCGGGGGCGTTTCCGCGCGACTGGTTCGACGAGCGCATGGTGTCGGAGGTGCGGACGCGCACCGGGCATATCGGAATGCCCGATCGCACGCTGCCGCTGATCGATGCGGGCGTGCCCTACCCCGACAGCGACGGGGACGGCATGGCCGACGGTTGGGAACGCGCGCGGGGCCTGGACCCGGCAGTCAACGACGCCTGGCGCGACCGCGACGGCGACGGCTGGGCAAATCTGGAAGAGTTCCTCGACTTCGCGCACCGTGAACGGTTGGCGGGGCGCGCGGTGCGGTAA
- a CDS encoding glycosyltransferase family 2 protein has product MTAPTLVSVLVPAYNEEANVERAYAAIVAVFDALPDHDCEIIFTDNHSTDRTFPLLRAIAERDPRVRVIRFARNYGYQRSLLIAYQSARGDCSVQIDCDLQDPPDRIPEMLALWRQGHQVVYGVRRSLADGPLTAASRRWFYRMVNALSEDDLPHDAGEFRLVDARLLTELRAVRDTSPYLRGLISSMGFSQIGFEYDRAARVAGESKFPFSKMVGLAMDGVLNHSLIPLRVASGVGIAVGVATMLGIVGYLAGRVIFGQNWPAGFATTTLLLLLGIMLNALFLGIIGEYLGRIFMQSKARPTPIIEAQLNGAGPLSLESQASTALREVR; this is encoded by the coding sequence ATGACCGCTCCCACGCTCGTCTCGGTGCTGGTGCCCGCCTATAATGAGGAGGCGAACGTCGAGCGCGCCTATGCCGCGATCGTCGCGGTGTTCGACGCGCTACCCGATCACGATTGCGAGATCATCTTCACCGACAACCATTCCACCGACCGCACCTTCCCGCTGCTGCGCGCCATCGCCGAGCGCGACCCGCGCGTCCGCGTGATCCGGTTCGCGCGCAACTACGGCTATCAACGATCCTTGTTGATCGCCTACCAAAGCGCGCGCGGCGATTGTTCGGTGCAGATCGATTGCGACCTGCAAGATCCGCCCGATCGCATTCCCGAAATGCTCGCGTTGTGGCGGCAGGGTCATCAGGTGGTATACGGCGTGCGCCGCTCGCTGGCCGACGGCCCGCTGACCGCGGCGTCGCGGCGCTGGTTCTACCGCATGGTCAACGCGCTGAGCGAGGACGATCTGCCGCACGACGCGGGCGAATTTCGGCTGGTCGATGCGCGGCTGCTGACGGAATTGCGTGCGGTGCGCGACACCAGCCCGTATCTGCGCGGCCTGATCAGCTCGATGGGCTTTTCGCAGATCGGCTTCGAATACGATCGCGCTGCGCGGGTCGCGGGCGAAAGCAAGTTCCCGTTCAGCAAGATGGTCGGCCTCGCGATGGATGGCGTGCTGAACCATTCGCTGATTCCCCTGCGCGTCGCATCCGGCGTCGGCATCGCGGTCGGCGTCGCGACAATGCTGGGGATCGTCGGCTATCTCGCCGGTCGCGTGATCTTCGGACAGAACTGGCCCGCCGGTTTCGCCACGACGACGCTGCTTCTGTTGCTCGGCATCATGCTGAACGCGTTGTTCCTGGGGATCATCGGCGAATATCTCGGCCGCATCTTCATGCAGTCGAAGGCGCGTCCGACCCCAATCATCGAGGCTCAACTCAACGGCGCGGGACCGCTGTCGCTGGAATCGCAGGCGTCGACGGCGCTGCGCGAGGTGCGCTAG
- a CDS encoding NAD(P)-dependent oxidoreductase: MTERVLITGGAGFIGARLAARHLAEGSEVHIVVRPGSSSLGIDGVTTHAIDLSDRYDVEDCVAAARPTLIYHLASDSGRGNPPPEPNRRALLGDLDNLIALLAAAVSVRPPLKAFIRAGSLAEYGDGATPSDEDQREQPLSPYTAAMVAGAHYCRMLQPQLPFPVRTARLALTYGPGQSRTFLLPWLIDRCLAGEDSMINAPLARRDMIFIEDAIDGLRRLAAADRAGCAIVNLSSGMAPTVRDIADLVARSCGYDPARLHFGNAAGRGARTIWGSNARAFAQLGWRPAVSLRDGVARTVRAHRAARLPDRVAVPTAASAMAASA; this comes from the coding sequence ATGACCGAGCGGGTTCTGATCACGGGGGGCGCGGGCTTCATCGGCGCGCGCCTTGCCGCACGGCATCTGGCGGAGGGCAGCGAGGTCCACATCGTCGTCCGGCCGGGATCGAGTTCCTTGGGTATCGACGGTGTCACCACGCATGCGATCGATCTGTCCGACCGGTACGACGTGGAGGATTGCGTTGCGGCAGCGCGCCCGACGTTGATCTATCATCTGGCCAGCGATTCCGGGCGTGGCAATCCGCCGCCGGAACCCAATCGCCGCGCATTGCTGGGCGATCTCGACAATCTGATCGCCCTGCTCGCCGCAGCGGTCAGCGTCCGGCCGCCGCTGAAGGCGTTCATCCGCGCCGGGTCGCTCGCCGAATATGGCGACGGGGCGACTCCTTCTGACGAGGACCAGCGCGAACAGCCTTTGTCCCCCTATACCGCCGCGATGGTGGCGGGCGCGCATTATTGCCGGATGCTCCAGCCGCAACTTCCCTTCCCGGTCCGCACCGCACGCCTGGCGTTGACCTACGGCCCGGGCCAGTCACGCACCTTCCTGCTCCCGTGGCTGATCGATCGCTGCCTGGCGGGTGAGGACAGTATGATCAACGCACCGCTGGCGCGTCGCGACATGATCTTCATCGAGGACGCGATCGACGGCCTCCGCCGCCTCGCCGCAGCCGACCGCGCGGGCTGCGCCATCGTCAACCTGTCCTCCGGCATGGCCCCGACCGTGCGCGACATCGCCGATCTGGTAGCGCGTTCGTGCGGCTATGATCCCGCGCGACTCCATTTCGGCAATGCGGCCGGACGCGGCGCGCGGACCATCTGGGGCAGCAACGCGCGCGCCTTCGCGCAACTCGGCTGGCGGCCCGCGGTCTCGCTGCGCGACGGCGTCGCGCGCACGGTGCGTGCGCACCGGGCAGCGCGACTGCCCGATCGCGTGGCAGTTCCGACGGCAGCGTCTGCGATGGCGGCCTCGGCATGA
- a CDS encoding class I SAM-dependent methyltransferase → MNDQLHECRACLAPKPYLFLPMGDHPPANMFVRAAELAEVQPSFALNTQACLHCGLIQVADQIPADFFRHYLYVPSGADTMHTHFGAFAEVLTKEAEGGLIVDIGANDGLLLRACNALGAKTLGVDPAANLAEIAKERGVEIHVAYFDPKTAETVRKERGPAKVIVTTNTFNHIGDLHNFMAGVEHLLAPDGVFVIEVPWARKLLEHNEFDTVYQEHVSEFSLLSLQKLGAFFDLEVVDVDRLTVHGGSMRVFLRHTGTRKPTAAVADMLQEERDAGMLDADTYDKFADRISAIGKQLAAMLGDLKGQGLKVAGYGAPAKGNTLLNYFGIGPDKLDFLVDRNPLKHGLYSPGMKIPVRDVDAIAEERPDVLMVLAWNFFDEIRAQQTDFTARGGRFLVPLPQPTLVS, encoded by the coding sequence ATGAACGACCAGTTGCACGAATGCCGCGCCTGCCTTGCGCCGAAACCGTATCTGTTCCTGCCGATGGGCGATCATCCCCCCGCGAACATGTTCGTGCGCGCAGCCGAACTGGCGGAGGTACAGCCGAGCTTCGCGCTGAACACGCAAGCCTGCCTGCATTGCGGGTTGATCCAGGTCGCGGACCAGATCCCGGCCGATTTCTTCCGCCACTATCTGTACGTTCCGTCGGGTGCGGATACGATGCACACGCATTTCGGCGCATTCGCGGAGGTGCTGACGAAGGAGGCCGAGGGCGGGCTGATCGTCGACATCGGCGCGAACGACGGCCTGCTGCTGCGCGCCTGCAATGCGCTGGGCGCAAAGACGCTGGGCGTCGATCCCGCGGCCAATCTGGCGGAGATCGCCAAGGAGCGCGGAGTCGAGATCCATGTCGCCTATTTCGATCCGAAAACCGCGGAAACCGTCCGAAAAGAACGCGGACCGGCGAAGGTCATCGTCACCACCAACACCTTCAACCACATCGGCGACCTGCACAATTTCATGGCCGGGGTGGAACATCTGCTCGCCCCCGACGGCGTGTTCGTGATCGAGGTGCCGTGGGCGCGCAAGCTGCTGGAACACAATGAATTCGACACCGTATATCAGGAACATGTCTCCGAATTCAGCCTGTTGTCATTGCAGAAATTGGGCGCGTTCTTCGATCTGGAGGTCGTCGATGTCGACCGGCTCACCGTCCACGGCGGGTCGATGCGCGTGTTCCTGCGCCACACCGGCACACGCAAGCCGACCGCTGCGGTGGCGGACATGCTGCAGGAGGAACGCGACGCCGGGATGCTGGACGCCGACACCTATGACAAATTCGCCGACCGGATCAGCGCGATCGGCAAACAACTCGCGGCGATGCTCGGCGATCTGAAGGGCCAGGGGCTGAAAGTCGCCGGCTATGGCGCACCGGCGAAGGGAAACACCCTGCTCAACTATTTCGGCATCGGCCCCGACAAGCTGGATTTCCTGGTCGACCGCAACCCGCTGAAGCACGGCCTCTATTCGCCCGGCATGAAGATTCCGGTGCGCGACGTGGACGCGATCGCGGAAGAAAGGCCCGACGTGCTGATGGTGCTGGCGTGGAATTTCTTCGACGAGATCCGCGCGCAACAAACCGATTTCACCGCGCGCGGAGGGCGGTTTCTGGTGCCGCTGCCGCAGCCGACGCTCGTGTCCTGA
- a CDS encoding DegT/DnrJ/EryC1/StrS aminotransferase family protein — protein MRVNYGQTVHGEEEIAAVVDVLRSSTQMGERVRTMEARIAELFAKRHGIMVNSGSSANYLAVELLKLPPGSEVITPALTFVTTVAPIIRNGLIPAFVDVREGTYNIDEDSIEVMITPATRAMMIPSLIGNLPDWDRIRAIADDHNLMVIEDSADTLGATIRGSSTGTRSHISTTSFYGSHVINAAGNGGMLCVNDQALADRAKLLRSWGRSSSLFVDSENVENRFNVSLQGIQYDAKFVFEELGYNLEPSEIGAAFGLVQLDKLQQNIGLRERNFVRHMDFFAAYEDWFVLPQQLDRSVTGWLAFPLTIREDAPFSRRDLQVWLEQRDIQTRVVFTGNILRQPAMANVDLRAAPGGYPVADAVMRGGMLLACHHGLTDAQIDYVHESFADFATAHVTSARRAGAA, from the coding sequence ATGCGCGTGAACTATGGCCAGACCGTACACGGCGAGGAAGAGATCGCGGCCGTCGTCGACGTGCTGCGCAGCTCGACGCAGATGGGCGAGCGCGTCCGCACGATGGAGGCGCGGATCGCCGAACTGTTCGCCAAGCGCCACGGCATCATGGTCAATTCGGGTTCCTCGGCCAACTATCTGGCGGTCGAACTGCTGAAACTGCCGCCGGGCAGCGAGGTTATCACTCCCGCCCTGACCTTTGTCACCACCGTCGCGCCGATCATCCGCAACGGCCTGATCCCCGCCTTCGTCGACGTGCGCGAAGGCACATACAATATCGACGAGGACTCGATCGAGGTGATGATCACGCCTGCCACGCGTGCGATGATGATCCCGTCGCTGATCGGCAATCTGCCCGACTGGGACCGCATCCGCGCTATCGCCGACGACCACAATCTGATGGTGATAGAAGACAGCGCCGACACGCTCGGCGCGACCATCCGCGGCAGCAGCACGGGCACCCGTTCGCATATCAGCACGACCAGTTTCTATGGCAGTCACGTCATCAACGCCGCGGGCAACGGCGGCATGCTGTGCGTCAACGATCAGGCGCTGGCCGACCGTGCAAAGCTGTTGCGGTCGTGGGGGCGATCGTCGTCGCTGTTCGTCGATTCGGAAAATGTCGAAAACCGCTTCAACGTGTCGCTGCAGGGGATTCAATACGACGCTAAGTTCGTGTTCGAGGAACTTGGCTACAATCTCGAACCGTCCGAAATCGGCGCTGCGTTCGGGCTGGTCCAGCTCGACAAGCTGCAACAGAACATCGGCTTGCGCGAACGCAATTTCGTGCGGCACATGGATTTCTTCGCCGCTTACGAGGACTGGTTCGTCCTGCCGCAGCAGCTGGATCGCTCGGTCACCGGCTGGCTCGCCTTCCCGCTGACGATCCGCGAAGATGCGCCTTTCTCGCGCCGCGACCTGCAGGTCTGGCTCGAACAGCGCGACATCCAGACGCGCGTCGTGTTCACCGGCAACATCCTGCGCCAGCCCGCGATGGCCAACGTCGACCTGCGCGCCGCGCCCGGCGGTTATCCGGTCGCCGATGCGGTGATGCGCGGCGGGATGCTGCTCGCCTGCCATCACGGCCTGACCGACGCGCAGATCGACTACGTCCACGAGAGTTTCGCCGACTTTGCAACCGCACACGTCACCTCGGCGCGTCGCGCCGGCGCGGCCTGA
- the rfbG gene encoding CDP-glucose 4,6-dehydratase, with amino-acid sequence MRDAGFDEARARAAFGGRRVLLTGHTGFKGGWLAIWLRRLGADVTAVALPPPSEGPNLFDAARVAELVDHRIADIADESALAAVLAGIDAELVIHMAAQSLVRPSYADPVGTMRTNVVGTAAVLDAARRMPSLKGVVAVTSDKCYDNREWVWGYRESDPLGGADPYSASKGCAEIVVDAYRRSFFTGEDAPIIASVRAGNVFGGGDWSVDRLVPDIARAVAAGTPVTIRNPHSVRPWQHVLEPLAGYLQVATAILEGDRRVGEAWNFGPDTDSVVDVRTLADGFAREWGADGPRFVFGDEGAAHPEAGILRLDSTKAKVGLGWRPRLSLDEAIALTVDWYRAQHLGVADMRDVTERQIAQYVGAASASVHPFPAHEPRIEVAACA; translated from the coding sequence ATGCGTGACGCGGGGTTCGACGAAGCCCGCGCGCGCGCCGCGTTCGGCGGCCGCCGCGTCCTGCTGACCGGGCATACCGGGTTCAAGGGCGGTTGGCTGGCGATCTGGCTGCGGCGGCTGGGGGCCGACGTCACGGCGGTGGCGCTGCCGCCGCCAAGCGAGGGTCCGAACCTGTTCGACGCCGCGCGGGTCGCCGAACTGGTCGATCATCGTATCGCCGATATCGCCGACGAATCGGCGCTGGCCGCGGTTCTCGCAGGGATCGACGCGGAGCTTGTCATCCACATGGCCGCGCAGTCGCTGGTGCGGCCGTCCTACGCCGATCCGGTCGGCACGATGCGCACCAACGTCGTCGGGACCGCCGCGGTGCTCGACGCCGCGCGGCGGATGCCGTCGCTGAAGGGCGTCGTCGCGGTCACCAGCGACAAATGCTACGACAATCGCGAATGGGTGTGGGGCTACCGCGAAAGCGATCCGCTCGGCGGGGCCGATCCATACAGCGCCTCAAAGGGCTGCGCAGAGATCGTCGTCGATGCGTATCGCCGGTCCTTCTTTACGGGCGAGGACGCGCCGATCATCGCCAGCGTGCGCGCCGGAAACGTCTTTGGCGGCGGCGACTGGTCGGTCGACCGGCTGGTGCCCGACATCGCCCGCGCGGTGGCCGCGGGAACGCCGGTCACGATCCGCAATCCGCACAGCGTCCGCCCGTGGCAGCACGTCCTGGAACCGCTCGCGGGCTATCTTCAGGTTGCGACCGCGATCCTTGAGGGCGATCGCCGTGTCGGAGAGGCATGGAATTTCGGCCCCGACACCGACAGCGTCGTCGACGTCCGCACGCTCGCCGACGGCTTCGCGCGGGAATGGGGCGCGGACGGCCCACGCTTCGTGTTCGGCGACGAAGGCGCCGCGCATCCCGAAGCGGGCATTCTGCGGCTCGACAGCACCAAGGCGAAGGTGGGCCTCGGCTGGCGGCCACGCCTGTCGCTGGACGAAGCGATCGCACTGACCGTCGACTGGTATCGCGCGCAGCATCTCGGCGTCGCCGACATGCGCGACGTCACCGAACGCCAGATCGCACAATATGTGGGCGCGGCGTCCGCGTCGGTCCACCCATTCCCCGCCCACGAACCACGGATCGAGGTTGCAGCATGCGCGTGA
- the rfbF gene encoding glucose-1-phosphate cytidylyltransferase has protein sequence MKTVLLAGGLGSRLAEETVRIPKPMVEVAGRPIILHVMDIYARQGFTDFVVACGYKSMVMKKFFHDLHFMANDFTIHVDNGAIALKQNRSIDWDVSVVDTGELTMTGGRLLRLREWIGDEPFMVTYSDGVGDIDINELVRFHREHGGLATVTAVQPPARFGNLELEGDRVSEFTEKVQKHETWINGGFFVFEPQVLDYLTGDAEPLEQAPLARLAADGELYAYRHTGFWHPMDTVRDRDHLSDLCAAGNAPWLVPEPVPAPHTIPVTPKISAQISGHA, from the coding sequence ATGAAGACGGTGCTGCTGGCGGGCGGTCTCGGCTCGCGCCTGGCGGAGGAGACGGTCCGCATTCCGAAACCGATGGTGGAGGTCGCCGGACGCCCGATCATCCTGCACGTCATGGACATCTATGCGCGTCAGGGCTTCACCGATTTCGTCGTCGCGTGCGGCTACAAATCGATGGTGATGAAGAAATTCTTCCACGACCTGCACTTCATGGCGAACGACTTCACGATCCATGTCGACAATGGCGCGATCGCGCTGAAGCAGAATCGCTCGATCGATTGGGACGTATCGGTCGTCGACACCGGCGAGTTGACGATGACCGGCGGACGCCTGCTGCGATTGCGCGAGTGGATCGGCGACGAGCCGTTCATGGTCACCTATTCGGACGGCGTCGGTGATATCGACATCAACGAACTCGTCCGCTTCCACCGCGAGCACGGCGGACTCGCCACCGTCACCGCGGTCCAGCCCCCCGCGCGCTTCGGCAACCTGGAGCTGGAAGGCGACCGGGTCAGCGAGTTCACCGAAAAGGTCCAGAAGCACGAGACCTGGATCAACGGCGGCTTCTTCGTATTCGAGCCGCAGGTGCTGGATTACCTGACCGGCGATGCAGAGCCGCTGGAACAGGCCCCGCTCGCACGGCTGGCCGCGGACGGCGAACTCTACGCCTATCGCCACACCGGTTTCTGGCACCCGATGGACACGGTGCGCGACCGCGATCACCTGTCCGACCTGTGCGCCGCCGGCAATGCGCCGTGGCTTGTGCCGGAGCCCGTCCCCGCACCGCACACGATCCCCGTCACTCCCAAGATTTCGGCGCAGATTTCCGGCCATGCGTGA
- a CDS encoding dihydrofolate reductase → MTRVTFHLARADNGVIGRDGTLPWHLPADLKRFKAQTMSRAMIMGRKTFESFPALLPGRRHIVLTRDADWAAAGAEAAHSVKDALALAGDDAAVIGGAEIFALFLDRAERIELTEVHAAPPGDAAVPPFTGWREQAREDHPMQGDRPGYSFVTLVRGT, encoded by the coding sequence ATGACGCGCGTCACGTTTCACCTGGCGCGCGCGGATAATGGTGTGATCGGTCGCGACGGGACGCTGCCGTGGCATCTGCCCGCCGATCTGAAGCGGTTCAAGGCGCAGACGATGAGCCGGGCGATGATCATGGGGCGCAAGACGTTCGAAAGCTTTCCCGCCCTTTTGCCGGGCCGTCGGCACATCGTGCTGACCCGCGATGCCGATTGGGCGGCGGCCGGCGCGGAGGCGGCGCATTCGGTCAAGGACGCACTCGCGCTGGCGGGGGACGATGCGGCGGTGATCGGCGGGGCGGAGATATTCGCGCTTTTCCTGGATCGCGCCGAGCGGATCGAACTGACCGAGGTGCACGCAGCGCCGCCGGGCGACGCGGCCGTGCCGCCATTCACGGGCTGGCGCGAACAGGCGCGGGAGGATCATCCTATGCAGGGCGACCGGCCGGGCTATAGTTTCGTTACGCTGGTGCGCGGCACGTGA
- a CDS encoding bifunctional riboflavin kinase/FAD synthetase, which produces MERLDGGSVVPGALAGGIVALGNFDGFHLGHQAVVGRAIDRAREQGRPALVATFDPHPVRHFRPDAPPFRLTTLDQRERLFAEAGADAMVVFHFDGDLAALSAEEFVAERLVGALQVGGIVTGEDFTFGHNKSGDVCVMAELGRAHGFMAETVGAVTLNGEAVSSTRIRDALKAGDPRAATRLLTRPFAIEGRVQHGDKLGREIGYPTANVDMGPYLRPAYGIYAVRARLAEGRVVDGAANLGIRPSFDPPKELLEPYFFDFSGDLYDQVIEVALIEYLRPEAKFDTLEALTDQMARDCEQARAIFAG; this is translated from the coding sequence ATGGAGCGGCTGGACGGCGGCTCGGTGGTTCCGGGCGCTCTTGCGGGCGGGATCGTCGCGCTCGGCAATTTCGACGGATTTCACCTTGGGCACCAGGCGGTGGTGGGGCGTGCGATCGATCGCGCGCGTGAACAGGGACGCCCCGCGCTGGTCGCGACGTTCGATCCGCATCCGGTGCGACATTTCCGGCCCGATGCGCCGCCGTTCCGGCTGACCACGCTCGATCAGCGCGAGCGGTTGTTCGCCGAGGCGGGCGCGGATGCGATGGTGGTGTTCCATTTCGATGGCGATCTGGCGGCGTTGTCCGCTGAGGAATTCGTCGCCGAACGGCTGGTCGGCGCGCTGCAGGTTGGCGGGATCGTGACCGGCGAGGATTTCACCTTCGGCCACAACAAAAGCGGCGACGTGTGCGTGATGGCCGAGCTGGGCCGCGCGCATGGCTTCATGGCGGAAACGGTGGGGGCGGTGACGCTGAATGGGGAGGCGGTTTCGTCGACGCGCATTCGCGACGCGCTGAAGGCGGGCGATCCGCGTGCGGCGACGCGGCTGCTAACGCGGCCGTTCGCGATCGAAGGGCGCGTGCAGCATGGCGACAAACTGGGGCGCGAGATCGGCTATCCGACCGCCAATGTCGACATGGGGCCGTATCTGCGGCCCGCTTATGGTATTTATGCGGTGCGTGCGCGGCTGGCCGAGGGGCGTGTGGTCGACGGCGCGGCGAACCTTGGCATCCGCCCCAGCTTCGATCCGCCGAAGGAATTGCTGGAGCCGTATTTCTTCGATTTCTCAGGCGACCTGTACGATCAGGTGATCGAGGTCGCGCTGATCGAATATCTGCGGCCCGAGGCGAAGTTCGACACGCTCGAGGCGCTGACGGATCAGATGGCGCGCGATTGCGAACAGGCGCGCGCCATCTTTGCGGGCTAA
- the purB gene encoding adenylosuccinate lyase: MIPRYSRPDMVAIWTPESRFRIWFEIEAHATDALAELGVVPKEAAAAIWEKGAFEVDRIDEIERETKHDVIAFLTNVAEHVGEPARFLHQGMTSSDVLDTCLAVQLARASDILLADIDALLVVLERRAREHKMTPTIGRSHGIHAEPVTFGLKLAQAHAEFQRNRSRLVAARADIATCAISGAVGTFANIDPFVEAHVAEKLGLTIEPVSTQVIPRDRHAMYFATLGVIASSIERLATEIRHLQRTEVLEAEEYFSPGQKGSSAMPHKRNPVLTENLTGLARMVRGYVTPALENVALWHERDISHSSVERYIGPDATITLDFALARLTQVMDKLVVYPARMEKNLNKMGGLVHSQRVLLALTQAGVSREDAYRLVQRNAMKVWESDGDLSLLDLLKADAEVTLSDAELEDKFDLAYHLRHVDTIFARVFGGV; this comes from the coding sequence ATGATTCCTCGTTATTCCCGCCCCGACATGGTCGCGATCTGGACCCCCGAATCGCGCTTCCGCATCTGGTTCGAGATCGAGGCGCACGCGACCGACGCGCTCGCCGAACTGGGCGTGGTGCCGAAAGAGGCCGCCGCCGCGATCTGGGAAAAGGGCGCGTTCGAGGTCGACCGCATCGACGAGATCGAGCGTGAGACGAAGCACGACGTCATCGCCTTCCTGACCAACGTCGCCGAACACGTCGGCGAACCTGCACGCTTTCTGCATCAGGGCATGACCAGCTCCGACGTGCTCGACACCTGCCTCGCGGTGCAGCTCGCGCGCGCTTCCGACATCCTGCTCGCCGACATCGATGCGCTGTTGGTCGTGCTCGAACGCCGCGCGCGCGAGCACAAGATGACGCCGACGATCGGGCGCAGCCACGGCATCCACGCCGAACCCGTCACTTTCGGGCTGAAACTCGCGCAGGCGCACGCCGAGTTCCAGCGCAACCGCTCCCGGCTAGTCGCCGCCCGCGCCGACATCGCCACCTGCGCGATTTCGGGCGCGGTCGGCACCTTCGCTAACATCGATCCGTTCGTCGAGGCGCACGTCGCGGAGAAGCTGGGTCTGACGATCGAGCCAGTATCAACCCAAGTCATCCCGCGCGACCGCCACGCGATGTATTTCGCAACGCTCGGCGTGATCGCCTCCTCGATCGAACGCCTCGCGACCGAAATCCGCCACCTGCAACGCACCGAAGTACTGGAGGCCGAGGAGTATTTCTCACCCGGCCAGAAGGGCTCGTCGGCGATGCCGCACAAGCGCAACCCGGTGTTGACCGAAAACCTCACCGGCCTGGCGCGCATGGTCCGCGGCTATGTCACCCCTGCGTTGGAGAACGTGGCGCTGTGGCATGAACGCGACATCAGCCATTCGTCGGTCGAACGCTATATCGGTCCTGACGCGACCATCACGCTGGATTTCGCGCTCGCCCGCCTAACGCAGGTGATGGACAAACTGGTCGTGTATCCCGCGCGGATGGAGAAGAACCTCAACAAGATGGGCGGCCTCGTGCATTCTCAGCGCGTCCTGCTCGCGCTGACGCAGGCCGGGGTCAGCCGAGAGGACGCCTACCGCCTCGTCCAGCGCAACGCGATGAAGGTATGGGAATCGGACGGCGACCTGTCGCTGCTCGACCTGCTGAAGGCCGACGCGGAAGTGACACTCAGCGACGCCGAACTGGAGGACAAGTTCGACCTCGCCTACCACCTGCGCCACGTCGACACGATTTTCGCGCGGGTATTCGGCGGCGTTTAG